CTTTTAGTTCACTCATGCCAACACCTCAATTCAGCAATGTTTAACCTAATATAATCTCAATTATTATATAAATATATCTAAAAATAGTTCATAAAATATACACTGAATGAAAAGTAACTTGAAAAATAGATTTTGAGTGAAGATTAATTAAATAATCTTCAAAATTACCAACTTACACTAATCTTTGCCTAGTAGTTGGTTTTTTATTTTGCCAGCTGTACCTTCTTAATTTTTTGGATTTACCGAATCCACAAGAAGCACAGACTTTTTTACGTATGTGATAAGTGTTTCTACCACATCTTCTACATCTGATATGGGTCTTTTTATTCTTTTTACCCATTGATGGAGTTCCCTTTGACATCGATACACCTCCCTAACTTCTCGTTGAAAATATAATCTAGAAATAATAATTATGGTGAAATATAAACAATATTGTCCCCTCTAATGAGTACAACACCGAGTCTTCTAGTTACTTCTCCATCTTGTAACTCTTCTGCATCATTAAGAACTAAGTTCATGTGTAAATCAAAGCTCTTAAGTATACCTCTAAATTCACGATCTCCTTTGAGTTTTATTAAAACTGGAGAATCCACAGATTTTCCTAATGCGTCAAGTGGTCTTTGAACATTTTGTCCGCTCATTATATCACCTTATATTATCAAAATTTTAGTTTTTTAATCTGAATTGAGTAAAAATAATACTCATAGACATAATATAATCAAGTTAAGATAAGACAAAACCTAATTAAAACTAATACTAATAATTATAACTTACCTACTATATAAATGTTACCTTATTTTAGGCTAAAATAATGAAAAAATAATGTCAATACTAAATAATTAGTGCAACCACTATTTAAATTATTTTTCAAATGCTCTCAGACATCCCTTAAATAGAAACCCCAACATAAATAGCCACACCAACCATCACGGGCCATCATATGAAATTCGATGAAGAAAAGTATACAAGCCTCATAATGTACATCCTGGCCAAATGCTATGGCAAGCCGAATATAGGAAAGACCGTGCTTTGTACAGTGATGTATTTCATTGATTTTGACTATTACGAACTCTACGGGACTTACCTTACAAATGAGACATACATCAAATCAAAAAGAGGCATAAAGCCAAAACACTTCAGAAAGATTACGCAAGATCTAATAGACAGAAACAAGCTGTTCATGCGAAAAGAGCCCTATTATAATCGAATCCTTCACAGATACTATCTAACCATCCTCCCCAACCTAAAATTCACAGCCCAAGAGCTTCTTGTTATTGACTCCTGCATTGA
This genomic interval from Methanobrevibacter sp. contains the following:
- a CDS encoding 50S ribosomal protein L37e yields the protein MSKGTPSMGKKNKKTHIRCRRCGRNTYHIRKKVCASCGFGKSKKLRRYSWQNKKPTTRQRLV
- a CDS encoding LSm family protein, which produces MSGQNVQRPLDALGKSVDSPVLIKLKGDREFRGILKSFDLHMNLVLNDAEELQDGEVTRRLGVVLIRGDNIVYISP
- a CDS encoding type II toxin-antitoxin system antitoxin SocA domain-containing protein — encoded protein: MKFDEEKYTSLIMYILAKCYGKPNIGKTVLCTVMYFIDFDYYELYGTYLTNETYIKSKRGIKPKHFRKITQDLIDRNKLFMRKEPYYNRILHRYYLTILPNLKFTAQELLVIDSCIEKLCDSNATTITKYACGDKPLLKAGLGEEINYNDVFLRDEIYSINK